tttatactaAATGCATTTTCACATATTTCGTTATACATCTATTTCTAAATTCTCACCTCTCCTTTTTTGCAATGTACATGTGCTCAAAAATAGTTTTAACACAGTTTTCAGTTTGCTCATAAgcttttctgtaaagctgctattagtgttgtcaaaagacccggtacttcggtaccatatcggtactaaaaaaatgataaCGTCAAGGTaccagattttttttaagtaccggtggtaccgagtacccggtcaacccggttcttgacgcgtacggccctatgatttccacgatgcagaaaacgcggacggaacctcggaatccagttataaaaacggaatttacagtttaacaaggaatgccacggaatttgtcaaagtttggatgaattaatcaaaagtaggtcattacaatTAAATCAAATCGCTAGTCGATTTCAAAtcgactagtatctgtaaatattaagccgcaaaagtcgattcagatatgaatcccgcatgttctgcgggtctgtgtgtgaatgaatgaatggcagagacgcgcgtctttttttactacacacactgaagtgcgtgtgacgcttgcggtgatttcagcatctgccgtctcaatgaggacataaaaacataaacatctacagaactgctctgaaagtcacttcacgagcattttaccgtttcatttgagtaaaaccagtgtcatatcatatagctacacacagaaatttaaaggtattcacggcaacccgtcaaaataaaagtttatcttaaagacattgtgccagaaatatattactattatttagtagaatgtatgtgatactattactactgttgaaaaaaattaatatttatttttaaagaaataatcacacaatatttcttccatattttaattttaatattaaatcccctttatttaccaaaaaataaataaaaatgtttaaatttcatttatttgggtgaaactttactgtttactgtttttcatacttttattacttgtggaaaaacttgaaacaatttaaataagtataaagaatggcattgatttttgtacattttatttttgtttgactttattaaaaatagtgtgttttttaattagcatgtggtaccgaaattggtaccgagaaccgtggattttcactggtatcggtaccgaatactgaaattttggtaccgtgacaacactagcaGCTATGGAACGATATTTATTGTGCAAAgttctatacaaataaatttgaataatcaTTAAAGATgtttctcatatatatatatatacacaccgttaacttaatacaataaaatattttgcagataatatttcaataattttggCTTTAGTTACATGACAAATAAAAGGAaataattttagattttcaatGTCACTTGTAATGTTTTTCACACTATAATCAGGTCTGTTTATACATAAAGATATAAAGCTTCATTAAATGATCAATTTAGTTTAGGAAAGGGGTCCCTCACAGGGATATCCCTATATTTGGGGGTCCTTGgaataaaagtttgaaaaggCAGGTCAAGGCTGGTCAAAATTCATAGCGgtcataaaacattttcactggcccccatgaaaatgctttttttttaatgctcatCATAAATTCTGATTATTTGCttgcatgcatatttatttcCTTGCTTGTGTATTTAATATTCTTTCCAATATGTGTGACCAGAAAACTATGACAGGAGTATCAGAGTAGGCCTATCTCATATCACATGGGTTTCTCATGTAATACCAGAGTGAGAGAGATACACTGGGTGTTTGAAACTTCATGACCAATCGCATTACTTGCAAAATGCACAACAAAGGAAAGCCAGAGGAATGTCCCAATGCTTTACACATACCAGCTTCACTTATAACTGATTTACGTGCCCTATATATTCACAAAGGCGGTGGCCGTGTTATGAACAGCTCACTGGAATGGAGAATGGAAACGGAAtatgagaggaagagagagcgagagagagagagactttgaTTTCCAAAAGACACATCTCCCTTTATACATCCCAACAGCAACGTATCAAAAGTGTGttataatttcttaaaatacacatttctgTCCTCATCCAAGGTCACCGGAACCGCTCTGTCCGGTTCTGCAAACGTAAACACGCGCTCGCTTAAATCTGATACATGTATCGAGCGCGCTGACCCGTTCATCTCTCCTTCTGTCGTTCACTTTCTCCCTCTCTGACCGGTGAAACGGGCAACTACTCACCCTCCGACAGCTCCAGCTCGAGCTCCGCGAGCCGCGCGCGCACCTCCAGCGGCAGCGGTAACGAATCACGGTCTGCCATTGCGATTCCAACACATCCGAGCCTCGGTGCCTCTCTGTGTCTCCCGAGCACACAGTGTCAAACGTGTATTTCACGGTGCAAAAATAGACCGCATGAGTGTGAGCGCGGATGGACAGCGAGCAGAGGCGTTACTGGAGACCCGTCATCACCGGTCGCGTTTTTTCGGTTTTCGGTTTCGCTCGGCTTCCCTCTGATCCTAGATTGTAGTGGTGCACAGGAGCAGAGCTGCCCGTGTATCCACTGCGGTGCCACCGTGCCCGCCGCTGCCGTCTCGCTCACGTGACCTCGGTGTTCGTTCAAACGCAGTGGAGAGCGACAGTGCGCGCGCGCACCGGCTGTAACGGAAAGCGGCAGCTGTGTGAAGATACAACGACCTACAGTGCCATCAAACACACCCCGGGTGAATGAGGGGGGCACACCGGCTCTTTCTGCGTCACATTTTGAAGGATAATCTAATATAAAGATTCTCACCTATTTTACGAGATAATAGTGTAACTGTAAGCAAGCGAATACAATTATAATTCACGATTCAGTCGCATTTTTCACGCATTATagtcattaaatattttattaccaaAAGAGAAAAGTatgctaatttatttatgttaatcGTTTTATTACgttaacattttatattcataattatTAGCTAGGCTATTTGTTAGCCTATGTCAGggtaatatataatacaattttattattattgctattatttgtatatttggtaggcctatataatatttatttttttcgaaATTCTTTTACTAAACTATTTTACTATTCactattaaaatgtttagaGTGGCTATGGTGCCTTCTGCTGGTGAGCGGTGGTATGAAAGCAAACAGATAAATCAAAGAGCAAATATTTTATAGCCAAAATGTGCATCTTTAAATCAACTTGAAAAAGATTGTTTAATTTAAGCATGGATGTTGAAATTCATTATCATGTAATCTATAGCCTACATTATAATTTACAGATCTATTCAAATGGCACTGATCTTGTGTCTTTGTCTCTCTGTACATGTTGTCActtattttttccccaattgTTTTTAGTATTCAATTTCTAGCTGCTGTGTCTTCCACTACTGGCCAAACTCTGTGTGTGCTCGCATAGTTGGTGAATAAAGCTCATACATTCCAattcatttctttttcattCTGCAAAACACCTCTGCAGCTCTCATCTTTCTCATGACTTGCATTTCCACTTCAGATAGCTATGTTACATTGTCAAAAtcccaaaacaaaaatgacttaATGTGTTGTACAGACTATGGAAACATGGTAAACATCTTCTGACATGGGTTTTGAAATTCATTATGTGTTGCTTTAGTCATTAAGGTTCTACTAAACAAGTTAACATCCATTTAAACCACAGCAAACCACATTATTTCCTTTCTCACATATAGACCTTAGTCAGGGTTGGCGCCATATTGAATTTTACAAAGAATGAAACCAAGGCTGTGAGAGATACACGTACAGTCTTTACAATGACATGGACTGTATTATGGACTGTAAAGTATTTTATGGAGTGCTTGTCTATTTAAGTCCACCCCCcaccctgaaatatgatttATCACATAAACATTTGGCATGTGTTAAACAACTGAAAGCACTGTACttctatccctcacagccttATTTTCATTCaggtcaaaaattaaataaggcACTACTACCCTGACTAAGGTCTATGGGGCATGCTTACAGCAAAATCATAAAGTAAAAGAAATAGTGGCATTAACCTCTAAGTAAAGACAAAATCCAACCAGGAGTTGGATCTATACAGTTTTATTACCTGTGGTAAGCAAGTTACGCACATGTTCCAAGGCCTACCTAATACCCTtgagaaaaacacacaacataAAGCCAATAGCCGAGAACCAGACAGTAATAACCACCTCAGAGAAACCATAAAACACTGTGCACATATGCCTGTGGGACAGAAACACCACATCAGTTGATGAACTTTAAATCTGGCAACAGCACTGCATTTATACCAGTAAATGTCACAAAGGCACCCATGGAGATCTGTGGAAAGCTAAAATTAAACTTTTGAAGGCCTGTTTGATGAAAAGTAGGAGATGACTGTTGACTTACTTACAGTATCTTGGTACAGACAGTACAGTTTTAGCTACAGTAACAGTAATGAGggttaaataagtaaaattgtaaattatgcacagattaaattaaattcatagaTAAAAAATGACGCAATCACCTGAACGCAATGGTTTGACCAATCACAGCGAGCTCATTTACATATTCCCACCTCGACAGTTTTACTGGGAACAGTTTACGTTGTTTTAAACAGAATAATGCCATTAAATGGGAAAACATAGAAACAACATAGAAACATAGAAACGTCTTTTATATAATTAACGTTTTATTcgttaaggttttttttttctctaaccaccaaCGAAAAGTGTGGCTCACTCGAGGGGCTACATAAGAACGCGCCTGTGAACTCTCCTATTCAGAGCGGTAGGAAGTTCACTGTAGAGGTTACTAACTGAGTGTTGATCACTCATCCAATCACCTCGGGGAAGGTCTGAGACAAGAGCCAATCGCTGTCCTCACAGGACATCGTCTGAACAGATGAGCGAGCGCACAGGAAAGATGGGTCAGAACGCGGTGTTTACGCACAAGATGTTGGAATGTAGAATAGCAAACCAACTGATGCGATCCCCGTTGACTTGGAAACACTCGCGGCTGGCGCAATGAGTTCAATGTGTGAACTGGCACAAGATGCTAGAACCCAATTCAGACTACTCTCCTACCGCTCCTTTTcttttatttggaaaatataGAACATATAATAGGATACAGTGTTGGAAATGttactttgaaaatgtaatagGTTGCTGATTACAAGCTACCCTattagtgtaactatttcaattactttattaaagaaatgtattgattacatttgattacgtttctaaatttctaacgAATGTTTTCAACTTAATTATTTTGAAACTTTTAAACCagacagggttaaccttacagtagtactcaacactgattgattactgtcagactttcaataTCCTTCCTCACTTGAATTTAATTTCAAGTTTAATAGCTATATGATActgttttaaaatcaaatcttatctttgcatagctaagacgggcatctaacaatgctttGGAAAAAAAGTTATGcctaatcttaaaaaataaagcatatacatattaaaaccaaaaaggaaataaaacagtagtattaaataaacatgtgTCCTGTTCTGTGtactaaactcctgaaacattggtgtctcatattttagagcagtcaatgcaatttgggaaagaaatcaatcaaatctgtagcctatgtgtgaaaatattcagatgtaaccccctttgtaatcgttaacGCTTTCGTTATTCGCtaacatttttctcagtaactgtaacagattacagttagcctacatttatttttgtaattccaTTACATGTAGCCTAACTAGTTATTCCCCAACACtgaatagcctatatataataatataatatatatatatatatatatatatatatatatatatatatatatatattcccaataaaatataataagctTGAATTTGCCAAAGGAATAGAACACTGTTGcttatcttttatattttatttgtgtatttatttattgtttgtttgtttcttttaaaacGCTATCAAGCATATCAATAATAGCCttcctttgcttttttttttttttcgtctaAGGAAATTCTTGAACTATATTGGAATTCAATTGCTTTcgtaataatactaataataaaatgttaatgtgtaaatcattttaaattttcaacTCTGTCACAGCTCTAAAGGCAAatgccaaaatatattttatatgctaGGCTGTATTATTTAGCTTTAGATGGCACTGATGGCAATTCCTTTACTGATGGaatactgaatgtttaaaaatccACTTGAAAATGAAAAGGTAGCCTACCTGTAGGCTATCATACACCCGTAAGATACTGTACTTTCAGAGTCCTTTTACTTATTTGTTTCATATGTGtggcttttatttcatttcatattaGGGATAATAGGCTATCAAATGACCACCGTTTTATCCAATCGCCAGGTAACTACGGTTACCATGGTAAATCTCGGAAAGGGCAATAAGCGCAAAGAGCGCGTGGCTCCGGGGCGGGTGGCGCGCGGGTCCATCATAGAGCAGTTACCCAAACGACTTTCCCTTCAGAAACAGCTTCGTCGCTCATCTTTACTCGCTATCTcatcactcacacactcaaCCGGTAGGCTACATCTAATTCTTTTGTGGAGGTTGGCTGTGAGGTTATGCGAGTTTCGTGCCTTCACTGCTCGGTGTTCCAGCACCGCGCCCGGATGGAAATGTGTCTTCCGGGGAAAAGCTGCTTTCAGCCAACGAGACAGCGAGCACATCGCGCCGCACAGCCTGGACATCTGCAACTTTCAACAGAAGCGAGTGCCTTTCTGAGAACGCGTGCGGTTTGAGACGCAGATCTATGGCAAGACCTATGCGTCCCAGAGGGGAGAAGAGCCGTGGAAAATCTGACAGAGGCCCGTAAGAGCTCGAACCCCTAATTTTGCTATTTCATTCTGATCCTAGTGCCGTCATTCATGGATGTGCACGCAGAGGCGGGTCCGTTGCACGTGCAGACGGTGGATGAGCCACCGGGAGGCGCCACCGTTACCGTCGCCGCCGCAGAGTTTCAGGTCCAAACGGTGCTGGAGAGCGATGGCGAGCTCAGCGAGGATGACCTGCAGTCGGGCGCCGGAGCTCAAACACCGGCAGCGGGTGATCCGATCACAGAGATCGAGAGCGAGGAGGGTGCGCAGGCAGGGACGGACACACCGGCCGAGGACATCGTCGGGCAGAGCGCGGAGAAAGCGGAAACGGTGGGCTCCAGTTGCAGCAACGAGAGCTGCGTCCCGACTCCAGGCTGTCGGATCTGCTTTCAAGGAGCCGAGCAGGTGAAGTCGGGCCGTTCATTCATTCCGTCTGCGTTATTTATTGTCGGTCTATGTATAAATGCGTCTCACCGACGTCTTTGGTTGTTGCCAGGATTGTGCGCCATTCAGAATTGAACTGAGCCTTTTAAAAATTTgaactgaatttgaattgaggtaAAACAGCAATCGAATCTGAATGTCATGaagttcatttattcatttagcagatgcttttaccTGAGGGACTTGGGAGGAACATCACAAGCATCGAAAGAGTAAACATTAAtagtactaaataaataaaattacaataaaatgtacataactataattatatacgaagagttcagatgcaaaagcctctaagtgttgtctgaaattttcttcttaaatttcactttaattgcatagaaaagggcctatacattgccattagggtaaaattactgaacctaaacatagtagcctgataaaaatgctcattttagatgaaattttcagatggcacttagaggcttttgcatctgaactcttcatattttgcataatttattatataattttaaatatatagtgttatatattcaaatattaaaaaggtACCTAATGTAGTAATTTGgtttttatgtttcatttatatttcatcTTATAAATTAAGTTTTGTGGAGCAGAAATTCATTTCCTACAATGCACTACCTgtgttgaatttatttgaaacacaaGTTCAGTAAATTCTCAATTCAGTTTCAGCTTCCTGTTagttaatcaatcaatcaatcaatcaatcaatcaatcaatcacattttaaaaatatattttcaaacaaaCCAATTCAGTACAGAGTGCTTTTGGCAGACAAAAGGTATAACTATAAACAAGTAACAGGTAactataaaatagaaaaaaataaataaataaaacaaaacttggatattaataaagaaaaaaattataaaaaataaacaagtactAAAATCATGAAACCTAAGAATTCAGTGTTATTGTAATGTGTTATAAGACATTACAAGAAAGCCAggctaaaaatgtatttttatttagatttaaacTCTAAATATTTTCTGCACCTCTCATTCTTTCCAGAAGGTTGTCCAGCAGCGTGGAGTAGGCTATAATGGCTGAAAGCAGCATCACCaaatcatttatttctatactTTGAGATTCAGTTAAAACAGAAGAATTGGAGAACCTGAGTCTTTTTTGAGATGAGGTCGAGGCCAGTAATTGAATTCTAAATTTGGTTGTCTCATCCTGATGTTGGTCCTTTGTCGGTTACGGCGGTCAAACCAGTTCATATATCCAGCTACTGTTAGGACAGTCTGAGAAATATAAACCTTCTAAACACCTTTTACATTCattataggcctacataattaATGCAATTATTAGAATATCGGAAACCTCAATGATTCTTAATGCTTTAAACAGACAGtgcggtgtgtgtgtgaaagatgGTGAGATCCATTAGAATACCTGCTGCGCCATTCATGTCTAATGCTCTTCACTTCCTGCAGCTAATGTGCTCGAGGCGCCTTGTGTTTATGTgtctgtaagtgtgtgtgaatgtgttccACTCTGTTTCAGACTCATTATAGTTCTAAATGAGGATGTTTCTGAAATGATTCATGAATGCACAGATGAATCATTTCCCGTCCACTCACAGAAatgaatctctgtcattatgtgTATAGTGTTTCATTCACTCCAAATGTTCTCCTCATTTAGACGAAACAGCTCATTTGCTTCATTGTCCAAGTGTTCTACAACCTCAACGCTCAACTCATCTGCAAAGATGCACAATAAAACAATCGTACAGCAGTGAATCATCAGCTCAGCTGAATCTGTCTTCTATCTTGATGTGTTTTGATTGGCTGATTGATATGTCCgtgtgtgttgtgattggctgtagGGGGAGCTGCTGAGCCCGTGCCGCTGTGCCGGTTCTGTACGACATGCTCATCAGCAGTGTCTCCTCAAGTGGATCAGTGAGAAGGGCTCCTGGAGCTGTGAAATCTGCAACTATAGATTCAACATCCTGCCTATACATATCAAACCACCACAAcaggtaaacacacacacacacagacacacacacacgaaacaTCGGTCAGGGCTTTGGACTAAAGCATTTAGGATTTGCTCAATTGTTATTCAGATGTGCTTTAGTTCCCATTTGATGCTGTCACTAGTGATTCAAATTGTATTTATGCCATATAAATGTTACTCGTAAGAATATTTATGGCTGTTTGACTGAACATTGACTGAacggctgtcaatgtttttatcattcatcagcagGAAAAAAGTTCTTTTAAAATGATTCCAACAACATCACTACTAGGtttatttatcattatagttgTGATTTTGActgactcaaaaaaaaaaattaaccagaTCAGAATCATATGTTTGCGATTCAGACACCACAGCTTGTgctttgtttgttgtttttgatcGTCACCAATGGTGactagattttaaataaaaataatttttttattgcatttgtgagcatattaaggctggaatacactacatgacttttgCCCAGATTTTTCCcccaatttattttttcatcagaCTATGATTTCATCTATTCAGAGGatgtcaaacatgtttgatattttgagacACATTCAGAACACATTATTTGCTTTTGTCATGCACCTCATAGCAACAAAGCACATGTTTCTGCCTGAATTTGTTGTGATTGGAACAGCTTGAGTCTGTTGCTATGTTAACCTCAATCGTTTAGTGTATGATTCCCAGTTTTTCCTCTGTGACCATTTACAAAGTAAGTAAGTGTATGATGTTTCAAAATCTGTTAAGATTTGAAGTCGTGTACAGTATTCCAGCGTTTAGTTGCAGTCTGGAGCACGAATTGGTGACCGTGTTTGTATGTTTTGCCAGTGGCAGACCGTCACCATGACTCTGGTGGAGAAGGTTCAGGTTATTGCAGTGTTGCTGGGTGGCATCTTCCTGTTGGCCAGTGTATCATGGCTGCTGTGGTCAGCACTGAGCCCAGAGGCACTATGGCAACGCAGTGACATCCTGTTCCAGATCTGTTACGGCATGTATGCAGTCATGGACCTTGTGTGTATCGGTGAGGCACATTTATGCACTAAAACATCCATTATTCCTGTACAATGACATTTTCTCAAGCTAATATGCATATTTAGCAGGTTATCATCTAAACAAAGTATCATCTTTCAATTTCTATCAATTATATAACGAAATCTAAACAATAGTCTACATGTCATTTTGGTACGTGACAGATCTTTGTAGCTGCCCCAGTTCAATCTGATCGTTTCTTCCTtttattgcatgaaataaacatgaatgaacatcagaaggcaTGTTTACGAAACAGTACAACTTATTGAAATGTATCatgtaatgttacatttacCTCATAAAAGTCATGCAATGTCCAATTTAAGTtttatgtgcaatttaaatgtttttatatagtgttgattattatatcaaaaaaaaaaaagcaattaaatgtaataatttgaaCTCTGTTGTTAGTTTTATCCATTAATATTTATGTACCGTCATGGTTGTATAGATCACAGCTTTTGTTTAACCTTAAGAAACATTGATATGTATTCTACTGTATACATACAAAGAAATAATATCAAATTGAATTGTAATGCAGCTTGTGAATCAAGTTGAATCGTGAAATCTACAGTATGTCAATACCCAGCCCTACTAaaagtgtgtttgcatgtgctAATCATACGTTTGTGTTTCAGGTCTGATTGTTCATGAAGGTGGTGCTGTGTACAATGTGCTGATGCGCTGGCGAGCTGTTAATCTCTTCTGGGACGTCCAGAACTACGATAAAAGCCGAGACCTGGAGAACACGCACAGCCCGCACCGTAACCTGTGGCtgcctctcacacacacacatacagtctcTAACACACCCTCACAAACCACCCGACTGGAGTCATCGCCTCGATGCCCCCTTCGCCTCCTCTCCATGTGCCTGAacgtgacctctgacctctccCCTCAGGAGCAAGGCTCAGGCGAGCTGGTCGTTAGGGTCACGTCAGTTTGACATCAAATTAAACTCATTCAGGGACCAATCGAACAGCATTTGTGGGAGTGGCTAACTAGTGGGAGGAACCTTGGCGTTGGGAGGAGCCTTACTTGAAAAGCACTTTAGAAGACATGCAAACTGAATTGAATACAGAATTATGTTGTATTGCAAACTGAACAGGTGTTTCCAGCCTGAAGTTCTGGATCAGCCTTTGAGCATCGAAGTAAGACTGCAAAGCTCtccgcacacacacagacttatACAAAattaggtcccactttatattaggtggccttaactactatgtacttacatttgaattaatcattgggtacaatgcacttattgtgtacatacatgtttttacattgtactatacctatatgtaattgcatctgtaattaatttctgtaattacatttataattacactgttgacccatcccttacaccttaacccacccttaaacctacccataccaccaaacctgcccctaaccttacccgtatcccacctcaatagcagcaaaagtgttttgaaatacaatatgaccacaataagtacattgtacttattttttgatgtaagtacatagtagttaaggccacctaatataaagtgggacccaaaaTTATAATGCACACAAAATGTACTACTGCTGTTAGACAAatgaatgtttgttttaaacCAACTGTTTTTATGTTcaggtttttaatcatttcagtACTGATAAACTACAACTTATCACAGCTTCTATTCATTACACTTCACCTGCCATAATGTACAGGCACCACAGTTACAGGCCTTTTCACATTAAGCCGCATTTCCACTATCTATGTAATGTACGATCATTACATTTTGCCCCTTGTGGCAGCCGCATGACACTTTCAAATTGGTTGTGAAGCAGCCGTTACCCTTTGCTTATTCAATCTTggtaaaaaatgaatgaatgtatatCCATACAAAACAAATGAGCGCCGATGTTGACAACGCTGTTGAAAACATTGATTTCACAAGTAACTAGTATAGAAAATATGCAAAGGGTAACAAAAGTCATTgagaaaaagtttaaaaaaattaaataccaAAAAATTATTTAGGTTTATGCATCTattagacacttttatccaaacaGACTTACAATGGAAGAGCTTAAGTAATGTGTCATAGAGCCAACAATATTGATATGGCAGGTTTATTAGAAAGCTAGATTAGGAAAGAAGCTaaagcagaggtgaaatgctatggaagcccgtttcagtcatgcaataaaaaattaaaatggtaatTGCGACATATGTCACAATTCTGATATTCAACTCTCAAATTGAAAATGTACATCTCCCAATTTAGACTtttgttctcagaattgcgagtttatctATCACAATTctcagtttatatcttgcaattctgaaaaaaaaaaaaaaaacccccgcagatttataaactcaaaattgcaagaaaaagggcctgaattgtgagaaaaattaCCTTTTTGGGCTTCCATAAAATgcagagaagaagaagaaaaaaagatgactttttatttaaatattttgggaAATGTCAGTAGTGTTTGTCTGTGTAAAACTTGTGGTTGGACAGGCGGTCTCGTGTGCTCTAGATGCAAAAGTGTAAATATTTCAATGCATCCAAAGCTCAAATTGGATCTTAAAATTCTGCATACAGTCAGAACGCCACACAGCTCCTGTACTACTCTACATTGGAAACTAAAGACTTCAGAGATTAATGCCAAGGAGGTAGTGGAGAAACTTGCAAAAGTTGAACAAACATTAACTTTTGCTGCAGTGGATTCTGTTGTATGCATCTGTGTCAATTTATTCTATTCCCACCTGATTTTAAATGACCCTCAGAAAGATCTTACACACTGTCATCTGTCAATGCTTAAGTGCCCTACATCTCATGTTGCATATATTACAGCAAAAAAACTAACTGACTTTGGACTTTTAGTCTCTAGACTCATACAAAATTCATGAAGAAATGGAGTTGGTGGTTAGATATTGTGATGCTGGTAAGCATTTTAACCATTGTGCCCTTAAGATACCAAGCCCTGGACAAGCTTTCTAAGACtgacataaatgtaatataaaatgtta
This portion of the Onychostoma macrolepis isolate SWU-2019 chromosome 02, ASM1243209v1, whole genome shotgun sequence genome encodes:
- the marchf11 gene encoding E3 ubiquitin-protein ligase MARCHF11, with the protein product MDVHAEAGPLHVQTVDEPPGGATVTVAAAEFQVQTVLESDGELSEDDLQSGAGAQTPAAGDPITEIESEEGAQAGTDTPAEDIVGQSAEKAETVGSSCSNESCVPTPGCRICFQGAEQGELLSPCRCAGSVRHAHQQCLLKWISEKGSWSCEICNYRFNILPIHIKPPQQWQTVTMTLVEKVQVIAVLLGGIFLLASVSWLLWSALSPEALWQRSDILFQICYGMYAVMDLVCIGLIVHEGGAVYNVLMRWRAVNLFWDVQNYDKSRDLENTHSPHRNLWLPLTHTHTVSNTPSQTTRLESSPRCPLRLLSMCLNVTSDLSPQEQGSGELVVRVTSV